tattaccttgagcaacttaaaattatttaaatatataaacttttagGTCTCACACAGTGGTGAGCCTCTGGCCCTCCTCTAGTATTGGATGTCAGTAATTAAAACTTTCGGAAAatcttcatatttatatttaatttgaaagtaattttaattgattttttttaaatgtataataaataGGTCAAAATGATAAGccaaaatgatttatttttatattaagttaaaaGTGAATTCTTCTATCGatgatttctaataaatttcaattaataaaattctctataaattaaaattaatttatgtataagttAATTCTCACATTAACGtctaaaaaagtaaatttttattcaatatataaactaattttattttacaaaaaaaaaaatcatttcacttttttctcttcttaattAGCTCTTTACACATAAATCCTTACAAGAACATTTATCCAAACACAcatctttataatataaatttactaaatggtaataataattaatagcagtaaaattataattaaattatcttacAAAGTATCTTCGTCCTAGTATGATTATTATATCCAGTTTaagttcttttaattaatttcgcCTATGCATAAATGGAAAGATTCAACTAATTCATGGCTTAagctttgattattttattgaaacCTGCAATAATAACGTGTACAAGTTAAAAACCAAAGCATATTGATTTAGTCATAAGCACATGACTTTTCAGGGGCACCGGTGCATCATGCACTTGCTTTGAATCTTTCCCCGAATTTCTTAAACTTAACCACCAAGCGATTTTCGTCACTCTTACTCACCACCAAACGCCTGTTTTCTCCATCATCGACCTCAACTGCAAGGTAGCTACATTTACGAGGACGAGGACCCGAGGGACAGAACAAGAGGTTGTAGCCCAGAAAGTAACCCGGAGCGCTCCGAATTTGAAATAAACCCGATACAGTGTTGTCGTATCCTTTAATTTTAACATAGAGTTGCTCTTTCTCATCATCCCCCAAAGCAGTCCAGTCAGAAGGAGTGGCGCCACTACACTTAAGATCATAAGGAAGCTGGATATTTAAATAGTCCAATTCTCCGACATAAAGAAAACCCGGCGGATCTGATCTAAATTTCACCGGTGTACCATAAACAGAAGAATTTGAATTTTGGATAACAGATAAAGGACAGGTTTCGTTTCCTGTACGGGTAATGCCTAGACCACCCCCACCGTTTTGCGGAATAAGAAAGTAATAGGCAGAAGAATACAGAACAGAATTACCCTTCATGTCTAGCACATCCGCGGTGCTTGAAGGAAGGTACGAGGTGAAGGCAGAAAGTAGAAAGAGAACGAAGAAGGTGGTAGTACGCATCTCCATTTCTTATGAGAGGCTTGTTGTGAATAAGCAACCTAGCAAGAATCTATTTATGGACTGCCTGTAGTAGAGTGACTCGTAGATTAATATGGAAATGGTGAATAGTATATTAtgagtttaatatatttttctcaaaataaaaatagtacatataattattttaattcaattacgttgaatttgttttgacctattaaacatgttttaatataatatttgagtGGTTTACAGATATATTTATGTTCAATGTTAACTTGTAAACACATTTGACATgtcaaaaatttaatataattttgttaaaaagacaatacttatttatttttaaaatttaagaaccAACATATAttcacataaataaataaattttaattttaagtcaaaatttaacgactaaaaatgatatttaatctATCATTGATGATACGAGATTGAATAATTAACTCATTAGTAAGCATGTATACTTaaaaaattttacatatatttttgttctctttaatttttaagtgaaaattagaattaatctatttttaaaatttagtctAATTTAATCTCTGAACTTTAAATAATGGATTTAATgcttttaagtttatttttaaagttataagactaaattaaatcaaaatctaaaagtaaattaactttaatttttagtaataaaaattaaaaactaaaaacatactGAAAAACAATGATATCACgagaaaatagaagaaaagaatatATACGGATAAATTTTATGGGTTGTGAAACGAAAATATGTAAAGAAATCTCTATATGACCGAGTATGActttgaatataatatattctattatAAACGTAAcggattatttttaaaattattttattgtttatatttatgtgtaaaaatgtcataataattatattattaatatattataataccatattatatatgaaagagttaattttttagtataaaaaataatataatatttattgtgacatcccaaatatataataaccacaatcatataatataggcgtcaacatccaaataaagagaacagttagagtaTGACTTGTAATTAAGTATggaattacagtcatccaaatatgaagacaaaattttaaacttaaacagtttagaATATTCAATACTTCAAGCGTTCAAATAGGAAATTCCTAAGTAGACTGTACTGCAGTATctaggggtgggcaaactgcAATATTTGTACTGTATTATAACCAAACtataattaactatataataattcaaaGAAACTGAATTGAACTAAAAAGTAGTTAAGAAAAACTGATCTGAACTTAATTTTAGTGCAGTTAGTGCAGTAGAATCCAGTAAACTGCTTAAGTTCAAAGCCACACTTTTCACACGCAATGCCTTCCTAGACTGTCCTCTCTGGATCCTCTCCTGTTTCCCTGTCACGTGGTCTCCTAGAGCCTCTCCTTCTCTGACCACCTCCTCCTCCGCCGCGCCTCTCCTTCTACGACCACCTCCTCCTCCCTCGTCGCGCTTGCCTCCCTACGCTCCTCGCCGCCAAAACCATCTTCGTCACTGACAACTCCCCTGCCAACTTCTCCCTCGACCACACCCCCTTCACCCACCCCGACCTCTTCTCCGCCTCCTCCCTCGTCGGTGTCCAGTCCTTCCTCGACTACTCTCTCTTCGGCGACGACCTCCCGCCCTCACCCTCTCCCCCCGCCGGCAACTCCATCGACTCCTTCTGGAACTCAGGTGCGTCCTCCTTCGGCTCCCGTCTCAACAACATCGTTTTTCTCCCCCTCTTTTCCTTCGTTCTTTCACTGCTACCATGCCAAGGTTTTTCAATCTCTTTTGAAAGGGAAAGGGAAAAACATGGGTTTGCAGATTTGCTTCTCTTTCCAACGAGAAGTGTTCTCACAACCCGAGTCTTCGACAATAATGGCGGCAGCAGGAAATTGtgatggaaaaagaaaatagaaaaacttaCGATTGAGAAAGGAAACAGGAAACTGAAACCATAGTTAACTGTACTCGAAATGAAATAGTTCAGTATTTTTAAACTGAACTGTTAACcagtataattagtttttagtaaaagtagttttaagttttttaagtttaaaacagtatagataaattataatttaagtttcTTAACTTAACTGTGCCCAACCCTAGCAGCATCAGTGTCCTCTAGTTCTTGCTCCAAAGGTATCTCCTCAACAacttctgctcccatccaagtagatgatcatcgcaaaagaaaacatacaaaAGCAACCCACCAcaagaagcaagggtgagctagataaatAAGCAATAATCATATAGTACAATCAATTGATGTCATCATGCTTAGttacatataaaagaacaattaaagcataccctttaaaccatgactcaaacactcaacaagactcatccggattggtataactgtcgaactattggtcgtctttgcacttgcatagt
This sequence is a window from Vigna angularis cultivar LongXiaoDou No.4 chromosome 2, ASM1680809v1, whole genome shotgun sequence. Protein-coding genes within it:
- the LOC108328752 gene encoding kunitz-type trypsin inhibitor KTI1; translated protein: MEMRTTTFFVLFLLSAFTSYLPSSTADVLDMKGNSVLYSSAYYFLIPQNGGGGLGITRTGNETCPLSVIQNSNSSVYGTPVKFRSDPPGFLYVGELDYLNIQLPYDLKCSGATPSDWTALGDDEKEQLYVKIKGYDNTVSGLFQIRSAPGYFLGYNLLFCPSGPRPRKCSYLAVEVDDGENRRLVVSKSDENRLVVKFKKFGERFKASA